Proteins encoded in a region of the Deltaproteobacteria bacterium genome:
- a CDS encoding TerC/Alx family metal homeostasis membrane protein translates to MNVSSWVWAVFGFLVLAMLSLDLGLASRGSRQESTLRSAALWSGAWIGLAIGFGFVVFALYGAGPAATYFTAYLLEKSLSIDNIFVFVLIFSELRTPPAQQRKVLYWGVLGALVMRGILIAAGIYLLGRFHWVVYPFAALIILAAARIVFAREKEREVVVAACAVCDSWVARFLPVTPVLHGGKFLIRQRGRLVATPLLITLLVVETTDLVFALDSIPAVFAVTRDPFLVYTSNVLAMLGLRALYFLLARAVERFQYLRFGLAAILVFVGGKMVLADVVDIPVWVSLAVVAGSIAVALALSAVLGAAETVDKGAVQAQK, encoded by the coding sequence ATGAATGTGAGCTCGTGGGTGTGGGCTGTGTTCGGATTCCTGGTCCTGGCGATGCTCTCCCTCGACCTCGGCCTGGCATCACGCGGCTCACGGCAAGAGTCGACGCTGCGCTCCGCGGCATTGTGGAGCGGCGCCTGGATCGGTCTGGCGATCGGGTTCGGCTTCGTCGTCTTCGCGCTCTACGGCGCGGGTCCGGCGGCGACGTACTTCACGGCGTACCTGCTGGAAAAGTCGCTTTCGATCGACAACATCTTCGTCTTCGTCCTGATCTTCTCCGAGCTCCGGACCCCGCCGGCCCAGCAGCGCAAGGTCCTCTATTGGGGAGTGTTGGGCGCCCTGGTCATGCGCGGCATCCTGATCGCAGCAGGCATCTACCTGCTCGGTCGGTTCCACTGGGTGGTCTATCCCTTCGCGGCGCTCATCATCCTGGCAGCGGCCCGGATCGTCTTTGCCCGGGAAAAAGAGCGCGAAGTCGTGGTGGCAGCCTGCGCGGTGTGCGACTCGTGGGTGGCGCGGTTCCTGCCGGTTACGCCGGTACTCCATGGCGGCAAGTTTCTCATCCGGCAGCGCGGCCGGCTCGTGGCGACGCCGCTTCTCATCACCCTGCTGGTGGTGGAGACCACGGATCTGGTCTTCGCGCTGGACTCGATCCCCGCCGTCTTCGCGGTCACGCGCGACCCGTTTCTCGTCTACACGTCCAACGTCCTTGCGATGCTGGGACTGCGCGCCCTCTACTTCCTGCTCGCACGGGCGGTGGAGCGCTTCCAGTACCTCCGCTTCGGTCTGGCGGCGATCCTCGTCTTCGTCGGCGGCAAGATGGTTCTGGCGGACGTCGTCGACATTCCTGTCTGGGTTTCGCTCGCGGTCGTTGCCGGCTCAATCGCCGTCGCGCTCGCCCTGTCGGCGGTTCTTGGAGCCGCGGAAACCGTGGACAAAGGCGCGGTCCAAGCGCAGAAGTAG
- a CDS encoding NUDIX hydrolase has translation MKAFLIRDGRLLLVREAEGEQYWELPGGRIEVGEETSSPVAVLRRELREELGPSLEVEVERPILAWIRLPEPPRRTDFVFLVAFLCRHRRGEIVLSSEHVEFRWMTRSECDSVHLAPGYAAPLEQFWRTTSVSSP, from the coding sequence ATGAAGGCCTTTCTCATCCGTGATGGCCGCCTGCTGCTCGTGCGCGAGGCCGAAGGCGAGCAGTACTGGGAGCTGCCTGGAGGGCGAATCGAGGTCGGTGAAGAGACCTCGTCGCCAGTCGCGGTGTTGCGGCGAGAGCTCAGGGAAGAGCTTGGCCCGTCTCTCGAGGTCGAGGTCGAGCGTCCGATCCTCGCCTGGATCAGGCTGCCGGAGCCGCCGCGGCGCACGGACTTCGTGTTTCTCGTGGCTTTTCTCTGCCGCCACAGGCGCGGCGAGATCGTCCTCAGCTCCGAGCACGTCGAGTTTCGCTGGATGACGAGGTCGGAATGCGACAGCGTGCACCTCGCGCCCGGATACGCCGCGCCGCTCGAACAATTCTGGCGGACTACGTCCGTCAGTTCCCCGTGA
- a CDS encoding TetR family transcriptional regulator, translated as MRIPTTSSWRSRAAWTNGCGWSKRISTPKGDPKVPRSSVREELLSAGLETLHRRGFNATSVQDITDAAGAPKGSFYNHFESKEALAAEAVRRYREKGRVRLSILQDAKLPPLRRLRKYFESLNQAVIEAGFSAGCLLGNFGAELSTQSSLVRGQVREAFAGWCAAIAVVIAEAQKDGAISATFSPKALAEFVVHAWEGAMVRAKVEKGRAPLDLFLKVTFSKILA; from the coding sequence ATGCGGATACCAACGACATCTTCGTGGAGATCTCGCGCGGCGTGGACAAATGGCTGTGGATGGTCGAAGCGCATCTCCACGCCGAAGGGTGATCCGAAGGTGCCAAGGTCCAGCGTTCGCGAAGAGCTCCTTTCCGCCGGTCTGGAAACGCTGCATCGGAGGGGCTTCAACGCGACCAGCGTGCAGGACATCACTGACGCCGCAGGTGCCCCGAAGGGCTCCTTCTACAACCACTTCGAGAGCAAGGAAGCGCTGGCCGCCGAGGCGGTGCGGAGGTACCGGGAGAAGGGCAGGGTGCGCCTGAGCATCCTGCAGGACGCGAAACTGCCGCCGCTGCGACGGCTCCGAAAATACTTCGAAAGTCTCAACCAGGCCGTCATCGAGGCTGGGTTCTCGGCCGGGTGCCTGCTGGGAAATTTCGGGGCCGAGCTGTCCACCCAGAGCTCACTCGTTCGCGGACAGGTCCGCGAGGCGTTTGCCGGATGGTGCGCTGCGATTGCCGTCGTGATCGCCGAGGCGCAGAAGGATGGTGCCATCTCCGCGACCTTCTCGCCCAAGGCGTTGGCGGAGTTCGTCGTCCACGCCTGGGAAGGGGCCATGGTGCGGGCCAAGGTGGAAAAGGGCAGGGCGCCGCTGGATCTGTTCCTCAAGGTCACCTTCTCGAAGATCCTGGCCTGA
- a CDS encoding DsbA family protein: MATLAIPLSVHDHVRGRVDASLTVVQYGDFQCPHCARMYPMVLEIADDLGDSVAFAFRHFPLSQIHPLAQLTAEAAEAAASQGRFWEMATVLYENQEEMDDGRLTHFARKADLDIKRFKKEVKSGIHASRVRADYLGGVRSGVKGTPAFFINGELYEGAYESAALVAELLRASRGR, from the coding sequence ATGGCGACCTTGGCGATCCCACTCTCCGTTCATGACCACGTCCGAGGACGCGTGGATGCCTCCCTGACCGTGGTGCAGTACGGAGACTTCCAGTGTCCTCATTGCGCGCGCATGTATCCGATGGTGCTCGAGATCGCGGACGACCTGGGTGACTCGGTCGCCTTTGCGTTTCGCCATTTTCCGCTCTCGCAGATCCATCCGCTGGCACAGCTCACTGCAGAGGCCGCCGAAGCGGCGGCCAGCCAGGGCCGTTTCTGGGAGATGGCGACCGTGTTGTACGAGAACCAGGAGGAGATGGACGACGGCCGGCTGACCCATTTTGCGCGGAAGGCGGATCTCGACATCAAGCGATTCAAGAAGGAGGTCAAGTCCGGAATCCATGCTTCCCGGGTGCGCGCTGACTACCTCGGAGGCGTCCGGAGCGGGGTGAAGGGGACCCCGGCCTTCTTCATCAACGGGGAGCTCTACGAGGGGGCGTACGAGTCCGCGGCGTTGGTCGCCGAGCTACTCAGGGCTTCGAGGGGTCGGTAG
- a CDS encoding antibiotic biosynthesis monooxygenase — protein MTKVALFVRLHAKPGKEAELEKFLAGALPLAQGESWTPVWFALKFGKSEFGIFDAFADEAGRKAHLEGPIAKALMSRAGDLLAQPPKIEQVDLLAAKVQG, from the coding sequence ATGACCAAAGTCGCGTTGTTCGTCCGTCTGCATGCGAAGCCGGGCAAGGAAGCCGAACTGGAGAAGTTCCTCGCCGGCGCGCTGCCGCTGGCGCAAGGAGAAAGCTGGACGCCGGTCTGGTTCGCGTTGAAATTCGGCAAGAGCGAGTTCGGTATCTTCGACGCATTCGCCGACGAGGCCGGGCGAAAGGCTCACCTCGAAGGTCCGATCGCAAAGGCCCTGATGTCGCGCGCAGGTGACCTGCTCGCGCAGCCGCCGAAGATCGAGCAGGTCGATCTGCTCGCAGCGAAAGTTCAAGGCTGA
- the dps gene encoding DNA starvation/stationary phase protection protein Dps: MYPTKNDLPEGTRRQVIELCNARLADAIDLQTQTKQAHWNVKGPDFIALHKLFDEVNDDVEEYVDLLAERAVQLGGVADGTARSVAKRSTLPEYPLKGGTGRQHVEALSTALASFGKAVRTAIAESDRLDDADTNDIFVEISRGVDKWLWMVEAHLHAEG; this comes from the coding sequence ATGTACCCGACGAAGAACGACCTTCCTGAAGGAACGCGGCGGCAGGTGATCGAGCTGTGCAACGCGCGCCTCGCCGACGCCATCGATCTTCAGACGCAGACCAAGCAGGCGCACTGGAACGTGAAAGGCCCGGATTTCATCGCTTTGCACAAGCTGTTCGACGAGGTGAACGACGATGTGGAGGAGTACGTCGACCTGCTCGCGGAGCGCGCGGTACAGCTCGGCGGCGTGGCCGACGGAACTGCGCGCTCGGTGGCGAAGCGGTCGACGCTGCCCGAATACCCGCTGAAAGGGGGAACAGGTCGTCAGCACGTGGAGGCGCTCTCCACCGCATTGGCGTCGTTCGGCAAGGCGGTGCGGACGGCAATCGCCGAGTCGGATCGCCTGGACGATGCGGATACCAACGACATCTTCGTGGAGATCTCGCGCGGCGTGGACAAATGGCTGTGGATGGTCGAAGCGCATCTCCACGCCGAAGGGTGA
- a CDS encoding DUF4956 domain-containing protein, protein MAVTSNIERLAARLGVETGSRKIGRTTLGRLAIYYGATLVVVAGFIVLTDNMKGALLAGGAPADAGALVNANPAWSDVAQGFLAPLFRSLPPLLTGAAAVIGSFLLALPVAFTYVRTRNRLKYDQSLVQTVIMLPVVISAILIVVQNSLALAFSLAGIVAAVRFRNNLKDSRDAVYVFAAVGIGFAAGVGRLAIAAFLSIFFCVLELLLWKMDLTADHEHTFGLLCMPAPSPTPANNAVALPAVSGDASVASPSADTGLLAIGGGSPEPGNLEAKRPAERLLVYCTDPDKARAVVDDVLDEMTKGYKLKRTRNGGNDQYVLEYRVRFRKKSPSETVIDRLHAAGPFVIAAEVVAEEPAEKS, encoded by the coding sequence ATGGCGGTCACCTCGAATATCGAAAGACTCGCCGCGCGTCTGGGCGTCGAGACCGGATCGAGGAAGATCGGTCGGACGACCCTCGGTCGGCTTGCGATCTATTACGGAGCGACCCTTGTGGTCGTGGCGGGATTCATCGTCCTGACCGACAACATGAAGGGGGCATTGCTGGCCGGGGGCGCGCCAGCGGATGCCGGCGCGCTCGTGAACGCCAATCCCGCATGGAGCGATGTGGCCCAGGGTTTCCTGGCCCCGCTCTTCCGCAGTTTGCCTCCGCTCCTGACTGGCGCCGCGGCGGTGATCGGTTCCTTCCTGCTGGCGCTGCCGGTGGCATTCACCTACGTGCGCACCCGCAACAGGCTCAAGTACGACCAGTCTCTGGTGCAGACGGTGATCATGCTGCCCGTCGTGATTTCCGCGATCCTGATCGTGGTCCAGAACAGCCTTGCCCTGGCCTTCAGCCTGGCCGGTATCGTCGCGGCGGTCCGCTTCAGGAACAACCTCAAGGACAGCCGCGACGCGGTCTACGTGTTTGCGGCGGTCGGGATCGGCTTCGCCGCCGGTGTCGGCAGGCTCGCCATCGCGGCATTCCTTTCGATCTTCTTCTGCGTGCTCGAGTTGCTGCTCTGGAAGATGGATCTGACGGCCGACCACGAACACACGTTCGGCCTGCTCTGCATGCCCGCGCCGAGTCCGACGCCGGCGAACAATGCCGTTGCGCTGCCCGCGGTGAGCGGAGACGCATCCGTGGCAAGTCCGTCGGCGGATACCGGCCTTCTGGCCATCGGAGGCGGGAGCCCGGAACCCGGAAACTTAGAAGCGAAAAGACCTGCGGAGCGACTCCTCGTGTACTGCACCGATCCTGACAAGGCCCGCGCGGTTGTCGACGACGTTCTCGACGAGATGACCAAGGGCTACAAACTGAAGAGGACCCGCAACGGTGGGAACGATCAGTACGTGTTGGAGTACCGCGTGCGGTTCCGGAAGAAATCGCCGAGCGAAACAGTCATCGATCGGCTTCACGCCGCGGGACCGTTCGTCATCGCCGCAGAAGTAGTGGCCGAGGAGCCTGCAGAGAAAAGCTGA
- a CDS encoding HD domain-containing protein, whose amino-acid sequence MKTLFDFFRERFNQRGTLPFAPGPHMIQSAMRALKSGAPEETILACLLHDAGFALHAPDHGYWGAQLVAPYVSEKVAWAIRYHQALRFYPDPEVGYEYPESYRKIFGPDYVPEPYIEAAYREARKHRWYMEARLVTLNDEYSFDPEASVSLEPFEDIVGRHFRQPREGLGQDGSAVAHMWRTIANPARPL is encoded by the coding sequence ATGAAGACGCTGTTCGACTTCTTCCGCGAGCGATTCAACCAGCGGGGCACGCTGCCCTTCGCGCCCGGGCCCCACATGATCCAGAGCGCGATGCGGGCGCTCAAGAGCGGCGCACCGGAGGAGACCATCCTCGCATGCCTCCTGCACGACGCCGGGTTCGCGCTGCACGCGCCCGATCACGGCTACTGGGGCGCGCAGTTGGTTGCGCCTTACGTTTCCGAGAAGGTGGCGTGGGCCATCCGCTACCATCAGGCGCTTCGCTTCTATCCCGACCCGGAGGTCGGGTACGAATACCCTGAGTCGTACCGGAAAATCTTTGGTCCCGATTACGTACCCGAGCCGTACATCGAGGCAGCGTACCGCGAGGCGCGCAAGCACCGCTGGTACATGGAGGCGCGCCTGGTCACGCTGAACGACGAGTACAGTTTCGACCCGGAAGCGTCGGTCTCGCTCGAGCCGTTCGAAGACATCGTGGGACGCCACTTCCGCCAGCCGCGCGAAGGTCTGGGGCAAGACGGCAGCGCGGTCGCGCACATGTGGCGCACGATCGCGAATCCAGCACGCCCGCTTTGA
- a CDS encoding cysteine synthase family protein, whose translation MDILDAIGNTSMVRLRKIIPPGYADVFVKLEWENPTGSLKDRMARAVISRAEDDGRLKAGDTVVEYTGGSTGTALALVCAAKGYRIRIVSSDAFSREKLDHMAALGAKLTLVPSEGGRTTKKLILDMIEAARALSQQPHTYWTDQLNNQDSIAGYFSLAEEIWTQTKGEIDAFVHSVGTGASLRGVATALKRYKAGIRIVAVEPGESPVLQGGQPGPHKIEGVGIGYVPPLWDPALVDEIVAVDTDDAKDMARRIAREEALFAGTSSGANVLASIRVAEKLGPRAKVVTLLADSGLKYLSTDVYRRG comes from the coding sequence ATGGACATTCTCGACGCCATCGGAAACACGTCGATGGTCAGACTTCGCAAGATCATTCCACCGGGCTACGCCGATGTCTTCGTGAAGCTCGAGTGGGAGAACCCCACCGGCAGCCTCAAGGATCGGATGGCGCGGGCGGTGATCTCGCGGGCGGAGGACGACGGCCGACTGAAAGCCGGCGATACCGTCGTCGAATACACCGGTGGCAGCACGGGGACGGCGCTTGCATTGGTCTGCGCGGCGAAAGGGTACCGTATCCGGATCGTCAGCTCCGATGCCTTCAGCCGGGAGAAGCTGGACCACATGGCGGCGCTCGGGGCGAAGCTGACGCTCGTTCCAAGCGAGGGAGGCCGAACCACCAAAAAGCTGATCCTGGACATGATCGAGGCCGCGCGTGCGCTGAGCCAGCAGCCGCACACGTACTGGACCGATCAGCTCAACAACCAGGACAGCATCGCCGGCTATTTCTCGCTGGCCGAGGAGATCTGGACTCAAACGAAGGGGGAGATCGACGCGTTCGTTCACTCCGTCGGCACCGGCGCTTCTTTACGCGGGGTGGCGACCGCGCTGAAGCGATACAAAGCGGGCATCCGGATCGTCGCCGTCGAGCCCGGGGAATCCCCGGTGTTGCAGGGGGGTCAGCCAGGGCCTCACAAGATCGAAGGAGTCGGGATTGGCTACGTTCCTCCGCTCTGGGATCCTGCGCTCGTCGATGAAATCGTCGCGGTCGATACAGACGACGCGAAGGACATGGCCAGGCGCATCGCACGCGAGGAGGCCCTCTTCGCGGGGACGTCTTCCGGAGCCAACGTCCTCGCCTCGATTCGGGTGGCGGAGAAGCTGGGACCACGCGCCAAAGTGGTCACGCTGTTGGCCGACTCCGGCCTGAAGTACCTGAGCACCGATGTGTACAGGAGAGGATGA
- a CDS encoding epimerase, with product MKIILFGATGMVGQGVLRECLLDDGVEAVLAVGRSSTGQTHPKLRELVREDLFDFGVAGADLQGYDACFFCLGVSAAGMSEADYTRLTYDLTLGWARTLAAINPAMTFVYVSGAGTGGRAMWAQVKKHTEDALLELFPSAYMVRLGALRAMNGEISKTRWTRVAYAFFRPLFLLMRAIAPGTVISTEELGRAMIRAARKGAPTRVLESRDLRALGT from the coding sequence ATGAAGATCATCCTCTTCGGCGCGACGGGAATGGTGGGGCAGGGCGTCCTGCGGGAGTGTTTGCTCGACGACGGCGTCGAGGCCGTGCTTGCGGTCGGTCGCAGCTCTACCGGGCAGACGCATCCAAAGCTGCGCGAGCTCGTGCGCGAAGATCTGTTCGACTTCGGCGTGGCCGGCGCGGACCTGCAAGGATACGACGCCTGCTTCTTCTGCCTCGGGGTATCGGCGGCCGGAATGAGCGAGGCGGACTACACGCGCCTGACCTACGACCTGACGTTGGGCTGGGCGCGGACGCTTGCGGCGATCAATCCGGCGATGACGTTCGTTTACGTGTCGGGCGCGGGGACAGGCGGAAGGGCGATGTGGGCGCAGGTGAAGAAGCACACCGAGGACGCGCTGCTCGAACTGTTCCCGTCCGCGTACATGGTCCGTCTGGGCGCGCTGCGCGCGATGAACGGCGAAATCTCGAAGACGCGCTGGACGCGGGTCGCCTATGCCTTCTTTCGGCCGCTCTTCCTGTTGATGCGCGCAATCGCGCCGGGGACGGTGATCAGCACCGAGGAACTGGGTCGCGCGATGATTCGCGCCGCGCGGAAAGGCGCGCCCACGCGGGTCCTGGAGAGCCGGGACCTGCGCGCGCTCGGGACATGA
- a CDS encoding DoxX family protein, protein MQMTKPLAVHDAKVTDTVWLTLRLVFGLVPIVAGLDKFTNLLVDWSKYLAPFIAHMVPAHGFMIVVGIIEIVTGIGVLFTPWTRIFAAIVGIWLIGIALNLLIAGFYDIAVRDVVMALSAFCLARLTAPAAERATAMRPAEAR, encoded by the coding sequence ATGCAAATGACCAAACCTCTTGCGGTGCATGACGCGAAAGTCACCGACACGGTCTGGCTCACGCTACGCCTGGTGTTTGGATTGGTGCCCATCGTCGCCGGTCTTGACAAGTTCACCAACCTGCTCGTCGACTGGTCGAAGTACCTCGCACCCTTCATTGCGCACATGGTGCCGGCCCACGGGTTCATGATCGTAGTGGGCATCATCGAAATCGTCACGGGCATCGGCGTGCTCTTCACGCCGTGGACCAGGATCTTCGCCGCGATCGTCGGGATCTGGTTGATCGGAATCGCGCTGAATCTGCTGATCGCCGGCTTCTACGACATCGCGGTCCGCGACGTGGTGATGGCCCTCTCGGCGTTCTGCCTGGCACGGCTCACGGCGCCGGCGGCGGAGCGGGCGACAGCGATGCGCCCCGCCGAGGCACGGTAG
- the ribA gene encoding GTP cyclohydrolase II, with protein MTLDDLVERDKTHDCAGYGAAGVCVRIEAVAELPSRFGRFRIVAFWNNRDGKEHVAMVHGDVIGAEDVPTRLHSECLTGDVMGSLRCDCRDQLEVALQRLASGPRGLLLYLRQEGRGIGLINKVRAYALQDHGLDTVEANVALGFRDDERDYAIAAHMIASLNIKSVRLMTNNPNKIRQLEQHGVRISGRVPHVMPPNPHNQFYLRTKATRSGHYIDFDGKEHLAEQDEPVLVEGMPGG; from the coding sequence ATGACCCTCGACGATCTCGTCGAGCGCGACAAGACCCACGACTGCGCCGGCTACGGCGCGGCGGGCGTCTGCGTGCGAATCGAAGCGGTGGCGGAACTGCCCAGCCGGTTCGGGCGGTTCCGCATCGTCGCGTTCTGGAACAACCGCGACGGCAAGGAGCACGTCGCGATGGTACATGGGGACGTGATCGGCGCGGAGGACGTTCCCACCCGGTTGCACTCCGAGTGTCTGACCGGCGACGTCATGGGTTCATTGCGCTGCGACTGCCGCGATCAGCTCGAGGTCGCGCTGCAGCGCCTGGCCTCGGGGCCGCGCGGCCTGCTGCTGTACCTGCGGCAGGAAGGACGCGGCATCGGGCTGATCAACAAGGTTCGCGCCTACGCCCTGCAGGACCACGGACTCGATACCGTGGAAGCGAACGTCGCGCTGGGATTTCGCGACGACGAGCGCGACTACGCCATCGCGGCGCACATGATCGCCAGCCTCAACATCAAATCGGTCCGGTTGATGACCAACAACCCGAACAAGATCCGCCAGCTCGAGCAGCACGGCGTCCGCATCTCCGGCCGCGTTCCACACGTGATGCCGCCCAATCCGCACAACCAGTTCTATCTGCGGACCAAAGCGACGCGCTCAGGGCATTACATCGACTTCGACGGAAAGGAGCACCTCGCCGAGCAGGACGAGCCAGTGCTGGTCGAAGGCATGCCGGGTGGCTGA